In Parasegetibacter sp. NRK P23, a single genomic region encodes these proteins:
- a CDS encoding restriction endonuclease subunit S translates to MKWISDKLGNLTDIISGSTPSSEVKAYWGGEHVWITPTDLGKLEGLYITSSERKLTGAGLKNASLTLIPKNSVVMSSRAPIGHLGITTTDIYTNQGCKSFVCSSKVDALFLYYTLKQQVKKIQSLGSGSTFAEVSKSMLEDFTISFPEKITHQKQIATNLKTQLSEIEKARKAAEMKQHELKAISTKQQQTVLDILEDLPRVPLDYYLEGIEAGKSIQTTELLAKKDEVGVLKVSAVSWDKFQPDEAKAVIGNYNPPIKHQVKKGDLIITRANTLELVGAVVLVEQDYRNRLLSDKTLRLKLKPDEIIPQYLLYILKLPEARKHIEDNATGSSNSMRNISQKSICTIPIPQADETLQKEIIELMQSNRAEVKKVDEALKLMLEDLDVLPNKILDQVFNEFENE, encoded by the coding sequence ATGAAGTGGATTTCCGATAAGCTAGGTAACCTGACCGATATTATCAGTGGCTCTACACCGAGTTCAGAAGTAAAAGCCTATTGGGGCGGTGAACACGTTTGGATAACCCCGACTGATTTGGGCAAGCTTGAAGGGTTGTATATAACATCAAGCGAAAGAAAGCTGACTGGTGCGGGTCTGAAAAATGCAAGTCTTACCCTTATACCCAAAAACTCGGTAGTAATGTCTTCACGGGCACCAATTGGGCATTTAGGTATTACAACAACCGATATTTATACCAATCAAGGGTGCAAAAGTTTTGTGTGTAGTTCTAAGGTGGATGCTCTTTTCTTGTATTATACTTTAAAGCAACAAGTAAAGAAGATTCAATCGCTTGGTAGCGGTTCTACCTTTGCCGAAGTGTCCAAATCAATGCTGGAGGATTTTACAATTTCCTTTCCGGAGAAAATTACTCACCAAAAACAAATCGCTACAAATCTTAAAACTCAATTATCAGAAATTGAGAAAGCAAGAAAGGCTGCGGAGATGAAACAGCATGAGTTAAAAGCTATTTCGACTAAACAGCAACAAACAGTGTTAGATATTTTAGAAGATTTGCCTCGTGTTCCGCTTGATTATTACTTGGAAGGAATTGAAGCTGGAAAGAGCATTCAAACAACCGAATTGCTTGCGAAGAAAGATGAAGTTGGTGTATTGAAAGTTAGTGCAGTTAGTTGGGATAAGTTTCAGCCAGATGAGGCAAAAGCTGTCATTGGAAATTACAATCCACCTATAAAGCATCAGGTAAAAAAGGGGGACTTAATTATTACAAGAGCGAACACTTTGGAATTGGTTGGAGCTGTTGTTTTGGTAGAACAAGATTACCGAAACAGGCTTTTATCTGATAAAACACTCAGATTAAAACTGAAGCCAGATGAAATAATTCCTCAATATCTTTTATACATTTTAAAGTTGCCGGAGGCAAGGAAACATATAGAAGATAATGCAACAGGTTCAAGTAATTCTATGCGGAATATTTCGCAAAAATCAATCTGCACCATTCCTATACCACAGGCAGATGAAACATTGCAAAAGGAAATAATTGAACTGATGCAGAGCAACAGAGCAGAAGTGAAAAAGGTAGATGAAGCACTGAAGCTGATGTTGGAAGATTTGGATGTGCTACCCAATAAAATCCTTGACCAAGTTTTTAATGAATTTGAAAATGAGTAA
- a CDS encoding N-6 DNA methylase: MTKFLMNLKMSKTKDKVKAVKKSNGKQSKAIGSTQSLSSYVKSICDIMRRSNCASALQYVPELTWILFLRILDAQEQKEREEAEVLGNIYMPALVSPFRWQDWAAPYSDKPGHPKTADGKPQGWKRQELFAKGDKKLFDFINNELLPHLHGLDIDKATGQPNPNATRKQRIIGRIMTAVERVRVDSETNLRDILDKVHQLHTDNVDDTHFFTLSQVYEDLLLKMGEKNSDGGQFFTPREVIRAMVLTMNPETGKTIFDPCCGTGGFLAVVYEYLNQKLGKDIASTDIDVLKHNTFFGKEKENLVFPIALANLVLHGIDQPNIWHGNTLTNRPTYGALFENAPSTFDYIFTNPPFGGKEGKDAQDRYSYSTSSTQVLFVQDIIAHLSHEGTCAIVLDEGLLFRTNESAFVETKRKLVDECNVWAIISMPGGVFSTAGAGVKTNLLFFTKGKQTDKIWYYDLSHVKVGKKTPMTLAHFGFDKSGNVIEDSKLPATLTSDWLEDEEVKDEAFPTYAKMLASKSESRYSWTIDFAARRAEALEKMQPYKDNAAKLREEIIPLKEQLKVFKKEKKDKEEIKALELQITSIEKVIKEQEAIISDIDAKVFDLKAVNPNAVVKTDTRTTIEVIENIEAQAKIIEDAMSNLKKMLDKSEKEAIKQQTKNGVLNMPSRTQ, encoded by the coding sequence TTGACCAAGTTTTTAATGAATTTGAAAATGAGTAAAACGAAAGATAAAGTAAAGGCGGTAAAAAAGAGCAACGGCAAACAATCTAAAGCTATTGGTTCTACGCAATCGTTATCTTCTTATGTAAAGTCTATTTGCGATATTATGCGTCGCTCCAATTGTGCCAGTGCGTTGCAATATGTGCCGGAACTTACATGGATTTTATTCCTTCGTATTTTAGATGCACAGGAGCAAAAAGAAAGAGAAGAGGCAGAAGTGTTGGGCAATATTTATATGCCTGCGTTAGTAAGCCCTTTCCGCTGGCAGGATTGGGCAGCACCATACAGCGATAAGCCGGGCCATCCCAAAACGGCAGATGGCAAACCGCAGGGCTGGAAACGGCAGGAGCTTTTTGCAAAAGGCGATAAAAAACTGTTCGATTTTATCAATAATGAATTATTGCCGCACCTGCATGGATTGGATATCGATAAGGCAACCGGGCAGCCAAACCCCAATGCCACACGTAAGCAACGCATCATTGGTCGTATTATGACGGCTGTAGAAAGAGTTCGTGTAGATAGTGAAACCAATTTGCGGGACATTCTGGATAAAGTGCATCAATTGCACACCGATAATGTGGACGATACACACTTTTTCACCTTGTCGCAGGTATATGAAGATCTGTTGCTGAAAATGGGTGAAAAAAACAGTGATGGCGGACAGTTCTTTACCCCTCGTGAAGTGATAAGGGCGATGGTGCTTACCATGAACCCTGAAACAGGTAAAACCATTTTTGATCCTTGCTGCGGTACCGGTGGTTTCTTGGCGGTAGTGTACGAATACTTAAATCAAAAATTAGGAAAGGATATAGCGAGTACCGATATTGATGTTTTAAAACACAATACATTTTTTGGTAAGGAAAAAGAAAACCTGGTCTTTCCTATCGCATTGGCTAATCTGGTCTTGCATGGCATAGATCAACCCAACATCTGGCACGGAAATACCTTAACCAACCGCCCTACTTACGGAGCATTGTTTGAAAATGCACCGTCTACTTTTGATTACATATTCACCAATCCGCCTTTTGGTGGCAAGGAAGGAAAGGATGCTCAGGACAGGTATTCCTATTCCACCAGTTCAACACAGGTGCTTTTTGTGCAGGATATTATTGCTCACTTATCGCATGAAGGAACTTGTGCTATTGTGTTAGATGAAGGGCTTTTATTCAGAACGAATGAAAGTGCCTTTGTTGAAACCAAACGTAAGCTGGTAGATGAATGTAATGTCTGGGCAATCATTAGTATGCCCGGTGGTGTATTTTCAACAGCCGGTGCCGGTGTAAAAACAAACCTGTTGTTCTTCACTAAGGGTAAACAGACCGATAAGATTTGGTACTACGATTTGTCGCATGTAAAAGTGGGCAAAAAAACACCAATGACTTTAGCCCATTTCGGATTTGATAAAAGCGGTAATGTTATTGAAGATAGTAAACTGCCAGCTACGCTTACCAGCGATTGGCTGGAAGATGAAGAAGTAAAAGATGAGGCATTCCCGACTTATGCAAAGATGCTTGCCAGTAAAAGTGAAAGCCGCTATTCCTGGACCATTGATTTTGCAGCACGTAGAGCCGAAGCGCTTGAAAAAATGCAGCCTTACAAAGACAATGCTGCAAAATTAAGAGAAGAAATTATTCCGCTGAAAGAGCAGCTAAAAGTTTTCAAAAAAGAGAAAAAAGATAAAGAAGAAATTAAAGCGTTAGAGCTACAAATTACAAGTATTGAAAAAGTCATAAAGGAGCAGGAAGCGATCATTTCAGATATTGATGCAAAAGTGTTTGATCTGAAAGCTGTAAATCCCAATGCAGTTGTTAAAACAGATACGAGAACTACTATTGAAGTAATTGAGAATATTGAAGCACAGGCAAAAATTATTGAAGATGCAATGAGTAATTTGAAGAAGATGCTTGATAAATCAGAAAAAGAAGCAATAAAACAGCAAACAAAAAATGGTGTACTTAATATGCCCAGTCGAACCCAATAA
- a CDS encoding PQQ-dependent sugar dehydrogenase produces the protein MLTKNHKHTFLAAFAGISLFLTSCKDENENPGVITDPVETNDPNTSYQPAFEGQTRANGLKTTTTYNPRIITSSLDAPWGVAALPDGRLLITEKAGTMRIVTQAGQVSAPVTGIPQVNPAGQGGLLGLCLDPDFSSNRMVYWVFSELSAGGNVTALAKGRLSSDDSRIENATVIYRATPGYVGALHYGGRVLFDRSGHLILSTGERSDLITRPQAQDLNSALGKIIRLTKDGNSAPGNPFTAQAEARPELYTYGHRNPQGLAIHPVTGDIWSGEHGPRGGDEINRIEAGKNYGWPVITYGIEYSGAVIGDGIQQKEGMEQPVYYWDPVVSPSGMTFYSGNKIPEWRNNLFIGALSGMHIVRLAFDGNKVIGEERLLVSERQRFRDITQGPDGALYAVTDQGRLYRISND, from the coding sequence ATGCTAACTAAAAACCACAAACACACCTTCTTAGCCGCTTTCGCAGGAATATCTCTTTTCCTCACCTCCTGCAAAGACGAAAACGAAAACCCCGGCGTGATCACCGATCCCGTTGAAACCAACGACCCCAATACAAGCTACCAGCCTGCATTTGAAGGACAAACAAGGGCAAACGGACTCAAAACCACCACCACCTATAATCCACGGATCATCACCAGTTCCCTCGATGCGCCCTGGGGCGTAGCTGCGCTTCCCGATGGAAGACTGCTGATCACCGAAAAAGCCGGCACCATGCGCATTGTTACGCAGGCGGGCCAGGTAAGCGCACCTGTAACAGGAATTCCCCAGGTGAACCCAGCCGGGCAGGGTGGATTGCTCGGACTTTGTCTAGATCCCGATTTTTCCAGCAACCGTATGGTGTATTGGGTATTCTCTGAACTCAGTGCCGGAGGAAATGTGACCGCGCTGGCCAAAGGAAGATTGTCTTCCGATGATTCCAGGATTGAAAATGCCACGGTCATCTACCGCGCAACGCCGGGTTATGTAGGTGCACTGCATTATGGCGGAAGGGTGCTGTTCGATAGAAGCGGACACCTGATCCTGAGTACGGGAGAACGCTCCGATCTCATCACAAGGCCGCAGGCGCAGGATTTGAATTCAGCGCTCGGTAAAATCATCCGCCTTACCAAAGATGGCAACTCCGCTCCTGGAAACCCATTCACAGCGCAAGCTGAAGCGCGTCCTGAACTTTATACTTACGGGCACCGCAATCCACAGGGATTGGCCATTCACCCCGTTACAGGTGATATTTGGTCAGGAGAACACGGTCCCCGTGGCGGTGATGAAATCAACCGGATTGAAGCCGGTAAAAACTATGGCTGGCCCGTTATCACGTATGGTATTGAATACAGCGGTGCTGTAATTGGGGACGGTATTCAGCAGAAAGAAGGGATGGAACAACCGGTGTACTATTGGGATCCCGTGGTTTCTCCAAGCGGCATGACTTTCTACAGCGGCAACAAAATCCCCGAATGGCGCAACAACCTTTTCATTGGCGCGCTGAGCGGTATGCACATCGTACGCCTCGCATTTGACGGCAACAAAGTAATTGGTGAAGAAAGATTACTCGTAAGCGAAAGGCAGCGCTTCCGCGATATCACGCAGGGACCGGATGGCGCATTGTATGCAGTTACCGACCAGGGCAGGTTGTACCGCATCAGCAACGATTAA
- a CDS encoding DUF4172 domain-containing protein, which yields MDLERSDWPNFNFDAAAFIHLERVFRWNSRLILGSLNSVSSDNVDELQVTLLPQP from the coding sequence ATGGATTTGGAGAGATCTGATTGGCCAAACTTCAACTTTGATGCAGCGGCATTTATACATTTAGAACGCGTATTCCGATGGAATTCGCGTTTGATTTTAGGTTCGCTTAATTCGGTATCGTCCGACAATGTGGATGAATTACAGGTGACCTTACTCCCGCAACCGTGA
- a CDS encoding DUF808 domain-containing protein, which yields MASGIFAVLDDIAALMDDVAVASKLATKKTAGILGDDLAVNAEKATGFLASRELPVLWAITKGSLVNKLIIVPVAFLLSFFFPVAIKVVLVIGGIYLAYEGVEKIVEFLFHKKHQDKPAAEEVAEEGLEAEKKKVRSAISTDFILSVEIVIIALGTVLDKPLTTQILTVSVVAFIATVGVYGIVALIVRMDDAGHKLIKRSGDKGFLAKMGNLLVRALPVIIRSLAVIGTLALVLVSGGIFVHNIDYLHHVLPGVPSMIKEIMSGLIAGLIAVLLATAGKKLFSAVKK from the coding sequence ATGGCATCCGGAATTTTCGCTGTTCTCGACGATATCGCCGCATTGATGGACGATGTGGCTGTGGCAAGTAAACTGGCAACAAAAAAAACGGCAGGAATCCTGGGCGATGACCTCGCGGTAAACGCGGAGAAAGCTACAGGATTCCTTGCTTCCCGTGAACTCCCGGTGCTATGGGCCATTACCAAAGGTTCTTTGGTGAACAAGCTCATCATTGTACCGGTCGCTTTTTTATTGAGTTTTTTCTTCCCCGTCGCCATTAAAGTAGTATTGGTAATCGGAGGGATATACCTCGCTTATGAAGGGGTGGAAAAGATCGTCGAATTCCTTTTTCACAAAAAACACCAGGACAAACCTGCCGCAGAAGAAGTGGCGGAAGAAGGGTTGGAAGCTGAAAAGAAAAAAGTAAGGTCCGCCATCTCAACGGATTTCATCCTTTCCGTGGAAATCGTGATCATCGCGTTGGGAACGGTATTGGATAAACCGCTCACCACACAAATTTTGACCGTCTCCGTTGTCGCGTTTATCGCTACTGTTGGCGTGTACGGTATCGTGGCGCTTATTGTACGCATGGACGATGCCGGGCATAAACTGATCAAACGTTCGGGCGACAAAGGCTTCCTCGCTAAAATGGGGAACCTGCTGGTGCGCGCCCTTCCCGTGATCATCCGTTCGCTGGCCGTAATAGGCACCCTCGCGCTGGTCCTGGTTTCCGGCGGCATCTTCGTACACAATATCGATTACCTCCACCATGTACTTCCAGGCGTACCTTCCATGATCAAAGAGATCATGTCCGGATTGATTGCCGGGCTTATTGCGGTATTGCTGGCAACTGCCGGTAAGAAACTCTTTTCAGCCGTAAAGAAGTAG
- a CDS encoding mobile mystery protein B — protein MGLDLEYLDGQTPLDEDEKEGLKIATIATRGELDEFEQQNIEQAILWTLKRKFKPEAVFTEKLVRHVHKRMYGDTWAWAGDFRKTNKNIGVDKWQIPTDLHHLLGDAKYWMENNTFSPDEIAIRFKHRIVSIHCFPNGNGRHSRLMADIIIEKIFGLPVFTWGAANLVKLGDQRKEYLKALKAADNGDMEPLVKFARS, from the coding sequence ATGGGATTAGACCTGGAATACCTGGACGGACAAACGCCGCTGGATGAAGATGAGAAAGAAGGGCTTAAAATTGCCACTATTGCCACCCGCGGCGAACTGGATGAATTTGAACAGCAGAATATTGAACAGGCTATCCTCTGGACCTTGAAACGAAAGTTTAAACCCGAGGCTGTCTTTACTGAAAAGCTTGTGCGACATGTACACAAAAGGATGTACGGAGATACCTGGGCATGGGCGGGAGATTTCAGAAAAACCAACAAAAACATTGGTGTTGACAAATGGCAGATACCCACAGACCTGCACCATTTGTTAGGCGATGCAAAATACTGGATGGAAAACAATACATTTTCGCCGGATGAAATTGCTATACGGTTTAAACACCGTATTGTTAGCATTCATTGTTTTCCCAATGGCAATGGAAGACATAGCCGGTTAATGGCAGATATAATAATTGAAAAGATTTTTGGTTTGCCGGTGTTTACATGGGGTGCTGCAAACCTGGTAAAACTGGGCGACCAGAGAAAGGAGTATTTAAAAGCATTGAAGGCGGCAGATAATGGGGATATGGAACCGTTAGTGAAATTTGCTAGATCATGA
- a CDS encoding DEAD/DEAH box helicase family protein, with product MNEQETRYHLIDPVLRTKGYDDITKLRCETPAPVEPTGPKGRRKKGAGRTDYLLCVKAGSMPKPLPVAVLEAKKENEDALKGMDQAKKYAECERFEVKYVFASNGHLYGEFDHFTRLQAGPFPLDDFITHDDLTKRYAKDTGIDLSSPEAKMLFMPDSPPWNKYRYYQDAAIRAAFEKIILQIQKGEDPRVLLSLATGAGKTIIATNILWRLNEAGQLPKPALFICDRDELRTQAYEKLSAAFGDNVRIVKTDKGENAAKNARIHIATYQTLGLDDETPDDKVASFLTENYPENAFSVIIIDECHRSAWGKWSEVLKRNSKAIHLGLTATPRKLITSKELPPEEIAITANNFNYFGEPVYEYTLAQAQEDGYLAACEIVKRKADIDKRVFTKQEILDAKVANIKTGQPLTEADLKQNEYTGKDFDDELFFEWRTPAMCDDLFQQLIENGGPEQKVIIFCNREIHADRVVMYMSNLYTKWCKENNQPIKDDYAFKCMGGPNGGADKIEPMRGSGHRAFIACTVDLLEAGVDIERLNAVVFFRYLKSAIKFYQMVGRGTRIHEETEKYKFWLYDYTGVTDLFGTEFISKYRKPKEGKSGSGTDDDDDDGGGGDISPAVGEVRGHAVKITPEGRYILGSRDGKEVAIPVDVYRAEIMQRVLSEAHNLADFKQLWIETQKRRSLINHILEANFSPEVIQEIDKMNDYDLFDFFSHAGYKAKALKRTERGLLYVDENKTWFDGIDKNAATVLKALGHQFTLGGTDALETQSLWDVPEIKQAKGLDALRKLGNPIDVMKDAKGRLFRI from the coding sequence ATGAATGAACAGGAAACCCGTTACCACTTAATTGATCCGGTTTTAAGAACCAAGGGTTATGACGATATAACTAAGCTCAGATGTGAAACTCCTGCACCAGTAGAGCCTACCGGACCAAAGGGGCGTAGGAAAAAAGGTGCTGGTCGCACGGATTATTTGCTTTGTGTAAAGGCAGGTTCAATGCCCAAGCCTTTGCCTGTTGCTGTATTGGAGGCAAAAAAAGAGAATGAAGATGCATTGAAGGGAATGGATCAGGCAAAAAAATATGCCGAGTGTGAAAGGTTTGAAGTGAAATATGTATTTGCCAGCAATGGGCATTTATATGGCGAGTTTGACCACTTCACAAGATTGCAGGCTGGTCCTTTTCCGCTAGATGATTTTATTACACATGATGATCTGACCAAACGATATGCAAAAGATACAGGCATTGATTTAAGTTCTCCCGAAGCAAAAATGCTGTTCATGCCCGATAGTCCACCCTGGAATAAATACAGGTATTATCAGGATGCGGCAATACGGGCAGCCTTTGAGAAAATCATTTTGCAAATTCAAAAAGGCGAAGATCCAAGAGTTTTATTATCGCTTGCAACTGGTGCAGGCAAAACCATTATTGCTACAAATATTTTATGGCGTTTAAATGAAGCAGGGCAATTACCAAAGCCTGCTTTGTTCATTTGCGACAGAGACGAATTGCGTACACAGGCGTATGAAAAACTAAGTGCTGCTTTTGGCGATAATGTTAGGATTGTAAAAACGGATAAAGGCGAAAACGCTGCAAAGAATGCACGTATACATATCGCAACTTATCAAACCCTGGGTTTGGATGATGAAACACCCGATGATAAAGTGGCAAGCTTCCTTACAGAAAACTATCCTGAAAATGCTTTCAGCGTTATCATTATAGACGAGTGCCACCGCTCTGCATGGGGTAAGTGGTCTGAGGTGTTGAAACGTAATTCAAAAGCCATTCACTTAGGTCTTACAGCTACGCCACGCAAACTCATTACAAGCAAAGAATTGCCGCCGGAAGAAATAGCAATCACCGCCAATAATTTCAATTATTTTGGCGAACCGGTATATGAATACACATTAGCCCAGGCACAGGAAGATGGTTATCTGGCTGCCTGCGAAATTGTAAAACGCAAAGCTGACATTGACAAAAGAGTTTTCACTAAGCAGGAAATACTGGATGCAAAAGTTGCCAATATTAAAACTGGGCAACCTTTAACTGAAGCTGATTTAAAACAAAACGAATACACGGGTAAGGATTTTGATGATGAACTTTTCTTTGAATGGCGTACACCTGCGATGTGCGATGATTTATTTCAACAGCTCATTGAAAATGGTGGGCCAGAACAAAAAGTAATCATCTTTTGCAACAGGGAAATACATGCCGATAGAGTAGTGATGTACATGAGTAACCTCTATACCAAATGGTGCAAGGAAAACAACCAGCCCATAAAAGATGATTATGCTTTTAAATGTATGGGTGGTCCCAATGGTGGGGCAGATAAAATAGAGCCCATGCGCGGCTCCGGTCATCGGGCTTTTATTGCCTGTACGGTTGATTTGCTGGAAGCCGGTGTAGACATAGAACGCTTAAATGCCGTTGTTTTTTTTCGCTACCTGAAATCGGCAATCAAGTTTTACCAGATGGTTGGGCGCGGCACAAGGATACACGAAGAAACGGAGAAGTATAAGTTTTGGTTGTACGATTATACCGGCGTTACTGATTTGTTTGGAACTGAGTTTATTTCTAAATACCGAAAACCCAAAGAAGGCAAATCTGGTAGCGGAACAGATGACGATGATGATGACGGCGGTGGTGGTGATATATCACCTGCCGTAGGTGAAGTACGTGGACATGCGGTGAAAATTACCCCCGAAGGTCGATACATATTGGGCAGCAGGGATGGAAAGGAAGTTGCCATTCCGGTGGATGTATACCGGGCAGAGATAATGCAACGGGTATTAAGTGAAGCTCATAACCTTGCGGATTTTAAACAACTATGGATTGAAACGCAAAAAAGGCGTTCGTTGATTAACCATATTCTGGAAGCCAACTTTTCGCCGGAAGTAATACAGGAAATAGATAAAATGAACGACTACGATCTCTTTGATTTCTTTAGCCACGCAGGCTATAAAGCGAAAGCCTTAAAACGTACTGAAAGAGGATTGCTGTATGTAGATGAAAACAAAACCTGGTTTGATGGCATAGATAAAAACGCAGCCACAGTTTTAAAAGCCCTGGGACATCAGTTTACCTTAGGCGGCACAGATGCTTTGGAAACACAATCGCTATGGGATGTGCCGGAAATAAAACAAGCGAAAGGTTTGGATGCATTAAGAAAATTAGGAAACCCTATTGATGTAATGAAAGATGCAAAAGGGAGGTTGTTTAGGATATGA
- a CDS encoding amidohydrolase family protein has product MRTLFCLLLLVITMSASSQETKSILFEKVRVFNGRSAVVSEPMYVLVNGNTIQKISAVPIDVATDAVKINGEGKVLMPGLIDVHVHLTFGALSKKDMLSPETTEAMLMQRVGISAEKTLLRGFTSVRDVGGPIFPLKAAIDQGKINGPRIWPSGATVSQTAGHGDFRTPDERSRRFFGEASMAEKYNATFIADGRDEVLTAVRENLRFGASQIKVMAGGGTSSAYDPVDVTQYTLDEMKAAVEAAGDWGTYVTVHAYTPKAVQRAVEAGVKCIEHGQLLDEYTLRLMAKKGVWLSLQNLVEDTPDMDPQRREKRKPVIEGQEKIWPLAKKLKVKLAWGTDFLFEPELNERQNEFILRLKKWFTTAEILKMVTHDNAQLLALSGLRSPYAGKLGVVEEGALADLLLVNGNPLEEIELIADPAKNFLVIVKDGRMYKNMLQQ; this is encoded by the coding sequence ATGCGTACACTATTTTGCTTGCTGCTTCTTGTCATTACCATGTCCGCTTCCTCACAGGAAACGAAATCTATTCTTTTTGAAAAGGTGCGTGTCTTCAATGGCCGTTCCGCTGTTGTTTCCGAACCCATGTATGTGCTGGTCAACGGAAATACTATTCAGAAAATCAGCGCCGTTCCTATCGATGTGGCCACTGATGCGGTGAAGATAAACGGAGAAGGAAAAGTGTTGATGCCGGGGCTCATAGATGTGCACGTGCACCTCACATTCGGCGCGCTGTCCAAAAAGGACATGCTTTCACCTGAAACCACGGAAGCCATGTTGATGCAACGGGTAGGGATATCCGCTGAAAAAACATTGTTGCGTGGTTTTACCAGTGTGCGTGATGTAGGCGGTCCGATTTTCCCCCTGAAAGCCGCTATAGATCAGGGAAAAATTAACGGGCCGAGAATATGGCCCTCGGGCGCGACCGTTAGCCAGACTGCAGGCCATGGGGATTTCCGAACACCCGATGAGCGTTCCCGCCGCTTCTTCGGGGAAGCTTCCATGGCGGAAAAGTACAACGCTACCTTTATCGCCGATGGGCGGGATGAAGTACTTACGGCCGTCCGGGAGAACCTGCGTTTCGGCGCCAGCCAGATCAAAGTGATGGCCGGAGGCGGCACGTCATCCGCTTATGATCCCGTGGATGTTACCCAATACACTTTAGATGAGATGAAAGCCGCTGTGGAGGCCGCCGGCGACTGGGGTACCTATGTTACCGTTCATGCCTACACGCCAAAGGCGGTACAACGGGCCGTGGAAGCCGGTGTGAAATGTATAGAGCACGGTCAGTTGCTGGATGAATACACTTTAAGACTCATGGCGAAGAAAGGCGTATGGCTCAGTCTACAAAACCTTGTGGAAGATACGCCCGATATGGATCCGCAACGCAGGGAGAAACGCAAACCGGTGATTGAGGGCCAGGAAAAGATTTGGCCGCTGGCGAAAAAGCTGAAAGTAAAACTCGCCTGGGGTACCGATTTTCTCTTCGAACCCGAGCTGAATGAAAGGCAGAACGAATTCATCCTTCGGTTGAAGAAATGGTTCACCACCGCGGAAATACTGAAAATGGTGACGCACGATAACGCGCAACTGCTGGCGCTGTCCGGGCTAAGAAGTCCGTATGCCGGTAAACTGGGCGTGGTGGAAGAAGGCGCCCTGGCCGATCTGTTGCTGGTGAATGGGAATCCATTAGAGGAGATTGAACTTATCGCCGATCCGGCGAAGAACTTCCTTGTGATTGTAAAAGATGGAAGGATGTATAAGAACATGCTTCAGCAATAG
- a CDS encoding mobile mystery protein A — translation MAKKSLQLQQLNDKMLIYNSLQKIAPPPTGWIKAVRTAIGMSLQQLSSRLSITRQSVQEMEQREKDGSLTIKSLRETAAALDMQLVYGFVPKDGSLDALIDRKAKELAKQIVLRTSNTMKLEDQENSIARIERAIEERATEIKNEMPKTLWD, via the coding sequence ATGGCTAAGAAATCATTACAGCTACAGCAGTTGAACGATAAAATGCTGATTTATAATAGTTTGCAGAAGATTGCGCCGCCGCCTACAGGCTGGATAAAAGCGGTGCGTACCGCCATTGGCATGAGTCTGCAACAGTTAAGCAGCCGCCTTTCTATTACCCGGCAAAGCGTACAGGAGATGGAGCAACGCGAAAAAGATGGTTCCCTTACCATAAAATCCCTACGGGAAACTGCTGCCGCTTTAGATATGCAATTGGTATATGGATTTGTACCCAAAGATGGTTCGCTGGACGCATTGATTGATAGAAAGGCAAAAGAACTGGCAAAGCAAATTGTGCTTCGCACATCCAACACGATGAAGCTGGAAGACCAGGAAAATTCAATAGCAAGAATTGAAAGGGCTATAGAGGAAAGAGCAACAGAAATAAAAAACGAAATGCCTAAAACTCTATGGGATTAG